The sequence GGCGAGTGTCAGCTCGGGCCAAAAGCCTTCGACCAGCAGTTGAAAAGCTTCTCAAAGACGTTCAGCTGAAAGATTCCGATCAAAGCCCGCGTGCACAAAAGATCAGAAAACTCAGAAGTCTTTGGGATTCGGGAAAATCGGGCCAGCACTGTGCCGAAACTCTCGAACTTGAGCAGTGGATGCTCAAGCACTTGAAGCCACCAAAGGGAGCGAGAGGCGTGCTTCTAAGTAACAAGGCTAAGAAGCCTGGCGGAAAAGACACGAAGCATCCTGGGCGTGAAGTTGAAGAAGCGCTCACGGGGCAAGACGAAGATGAGCCCTTGGATTTCAATCTCGAGCTGGCTTCCGAAGATCAGAAAACGGTATACGCCCAGGGCTTAGCCCTCAGAAAGGAAGGCGTGAACTCAGAAGATGCGGTTGCGGGATTTACAGCGGCTCTCACCGTTTGTGCTTCCGATTGCAACGCGGAGCTGCTGGCGGCATTTCGTGCTGGACTCGAAAAAGCACGACAAGGAGGTGGTTCTGAGCAAACCGTGACTGGTTAATCTCCTACTACGGGTCTCCTACTCAGGTTCTCATGCGAACAGGTTTAGGAGGCCTGTGGCCACTTTCTTGATGGGATGAAATTAAGATAGTTTTCAATGTGTTTATGCAGTGTGACAATTTTGTTATGTTCTGCTAAAATCTGGCGCTTGTTAAGCGTTAACAAATGCCGTTCTTTGTCATTTCTTTATGAGTAGTCCCATCAAGTGATTGGCTGCAAGCTAATCCTAAAAAGGTTTTTTATTTCGTTTCTAATTTCCGTGAAGTCGAAAAGAGTTATGTTTCATAACGCACACGGCTCTTTTCGGCTCCACTTGGAATCGAAATTAAACTCGGAGAAATCAACTATCAAATGACTCCACACAGAAGTGATTCGGAACTCGTCGGCGACGTTTATGGCTTTTTTAAGGCAAAGGGAATGGAAGTGGTGTGCACCGCTGAAGGGGGCAAGGTTTTCGTGAAGCCTAAAGAAGGCTCTCGAACTCACCGCAAAGCAGTTTTCGAAGCCCTGCGTGACCGATCCTGTTCGCAACATCCCATCTGGCCCGTCAAGGTCGCCAGAGGTGGAGAAAACGGCGTCGAACTTACTCGCAAAGCTAAACAGCAGCGAGCTGATGTTGATTCACGTACTAGGCGGCGCTGAGACCTAATCCCAACAGCTAGTTGCCGAGCTTACTGACAGGTTTATTCAAACAGGTTTAGGAGCTCGGCAGCCACTTTCTTGATGGGATGAAAAATTGATTTGTTGTTTAAAATCAGGGGGAGGTTAAGGGATTGGACCTTAAGAAAAACCTCCCGGAGTTGGTCATGTCCAGGCGTTGCTTTCGTCTGGATCTGTTGACGCGACTTTGATCTGTGCCGCCTGGATCTCAAAGTGAGTTCCTGGGCCGTTAATCTCGATACGAATGGTCAAGCCAGCGCACCAAGGCAACGGGAAGGAAACAGATCGCGGACAGCCGTTGCCGTCACTGAGCGTTTCTTCGAAAGGTTTTACGCTTTCGTTTTGAGCTGCAAGCGATGTCGGCACTTTGACGATGACCCGATTCCCGTCAACGAAGATCAACGCAACGTGCGAGCCTCCGACGGAAACCAGCGCCGCCTTACCTAGGGCGATGCATTGTTGAGGTGTTTGATTTCCCATGGGCGTAAAAACGCGAAAGACTCGCGCTCTTAAGTCCACGGGTTATTAACACAGTAAGAAACCTAATAATTCCCTTAATCCTCTACCCAATAAAAGGTTATGCTTAAATCTTGGCAATTAGTGATTAATTCAAAATATCCAATGATTTGCTGGAGATAGCATGGAAATTAAACCCATTTATTCTTGGAACTCCTGCAAGGACAATCTCGGACATGAAAAAACTTTGGGTGATTTGATTTTAAATCAAACCACCCAAAGCGGTGCGTGTGTGTGAGGTCTAGAGGTCACGTTTTTTCAAACTTGCTCCCGAGACCGGAGGAGGAAAATCTATTAATACTAAATCCTTACTTTATTTCTTTAATCCTAACATTGATCGGGCTACGTCTTCTGAAGATACTGCGTAAGTGCCTTCTGCGAGCTCTTTCTTAATTCTTTCTACTTTACGAATTCTTTCTGCTAACCATTGTAATTTAAGCAGTGTTGCTTTACGTGGGCGCCTGACTTCAATGCCTTCACTGGAAACTGCATCTTCATTTGAGATTTCTAGTGCAATTTTTTCAACTGTGTTTTCCATGTCCGACCCTCTTACTTAAAGTGCTGTGTTTAGTAATGACACCGCCAACTATCCGATTATTTGGATGCCTCGAGTTTCAGGAAGTGTTCAAATTTGTTCACCCCATTGCCTCTTAAGTAATGTTAACGGCAGGTTTTTCGAAAAACTTTAGAAAAATGTACAGTTAATTGTACATTTTTGTG comes from bacterium and encodes:
- a CDS encoding flagellar biosynthesis anti-sigma factor FlgM, with product MENTVEKIALEISNEDAVSSEGIEVRRPRKATLLKLQWLAERIRKVERIKKELAEGTYAVSSEDVARSMLGLKK